From Pieris rapae chromosome 3, ilPieRapa1.1, whole genome shotgun sequence, a single genomic window includes:
- the LOC110993317 gene encoding zinc finger protein 148, whose protein sequence is MESNISFYSLPFVDSENSESGLFRRGNECNFDIHNPLSSSGALLGGDDVLAQFLTDGPLEEPDLNGPTTLLCEICKKKFDNAKKYYGHLRVHSKDNLWVCDKCPNQKFSIKQNLMKHYLTHKPLARVWKCPQCSMVFEALWRLQQHLFSKHLNYRPHKCDVCDKSFLKASDLKKHKDIHDGLNRFSCTKCHKKFKDKSNLNRHMVCHTKEKKYCCLGCQNRYSQLATLKRHQKTCTQFVDTAKDKTTRKNYCRECGMSFQYKSALLEHCVRQHTENGTDTKQNTDGNKIENIVDDILSVEDDYMTMSTNHEILNTFNNNTSYSNATPDDNLMQIEFLKDMNQLHSLDDEFLYNDLDFDSLQNSQIFNMNTNDMDYSGNGEIFDYTIGSKSMDQDLMNALGRNDNLPEDLFNLNTFPDRPDIPPTLPDECATIFESDVDLEASTNLAANLNQLIGENTVQYISTEDDDTFIISLNSEIDAEKLQDMLNIDVELVNSEEKIEMGLIKDDYVVKQENNLLNNIVPVIIKVEPENVNNSTGTNESNIKKYKNAFNKNIVLIKIGEQNKTCKVELDEENLNIKESRDKSCNNKKSVEFICNTCNKVFTKKDNYKSHIAIHNPSLRRHRCDVCGVRFSYRSTLNKHHAAAHEPRTLPDHTCPHCPSHYSAAWMLKQHIERSHEGITRFECDAEGCGKRFFKKCDLVVHQRYHTGERPFSCDICKQRFPHISHLKRHERTVDCTKRIRKK, encoded by the exons ATGGAGtctaatatatctttttatagTTTACCA tttgtagATTCGGAAAATTCAGAATCGGGTTTGTTTAGAAGAGGAAACGAATGTAATTTCGATATACATAATCCACTCTCTTCGAGCGGCGCTTTGTTAGGAGGCGACGATGTCCTCGCACAATTTCTCACAGACGGTCCCCTCGAAGAACCCGATCTTAACGGCCCGACGACCTTGCTCTGTGAAATCTGTAAAAAGAAGTTCGACAATGCTAAGAAATATTATGGCCATTTGCGAGTTCATTCCAAAGATAATTTGTGGGTTTGTg ATAAATGTCCAAATCagaaattttcaattaaacaaaacctAATGAAACATTATCTAACTCATAAACCATTAGCTAGAGTATGGAAATGTCCACAGTGTTCTATGGTTTTTGAAGCTCTTTGGCGTTTACAACAACATcttttttctaaacatttaaacTACAG accCCATAAATGTGATGTGTGTGATAAATCATTTCTCAAGGCCTCTGATTTGAAAAAACACAAAGACATTCATGATG gtttaaatagattttcatGCACCAAATGTCACAAAAAGTTTAAAGATAAATCTAATTTGAATCGTCACATGGTTTGTCATACTAAGGAGAAGAAATACTGTTGTTTGGGCTGTCAAAATAGATACTCCCAG ctgGCTACATTAAAACGTCATCAAAAAACTTGTACTCAATTTGTAGACACAGCCAAAGACAAAACTACTAGAAAAAACTATTGTCGGGAATGTGGCATGTCTTTTCAGTATAAGAGTGCATTGTTGGAGCACTGTGTCAG GCAACACACAGAAAATGGAAcagatacaaaacaaaatactgatggaaataaaattgagAATATTGTTGATGACATACTATCAGTGGAAGATGATTACATGACTATGTCAACAAAccatgaaatattaaatacttttaataataatacaagttATTCAAATGCTACTCCAGATGATAATTTAATGcaaatagaatttttaaaagatatgaATCAACTACATTCCTTAGATGACGAGTTCCTATATAATGATTTAGATTTTGACAGCTTACAAAATAGCCAAATCTTTAATATGAACACTAATGATATGGATTACAGTGGCAATGGGGAAATATTTGACTATACAATAGGTAGCAAAAGTATGGATCAAGATTTGATGAATGCTCTTGGACGAAATGATAATTTACctgaagatttatttaatttaaacacatttccTGATAGGCCAGACATACCTCCCACTTTGCCTGATGAGTGTGCCACTATTTTCGAAAGCGATGTTGATTTAGAAGCGAGTACAAATTTAGCCGCAAATTTAAATCAGCTTATTGGGGAAAATACTGTGCAGTATATTTCTACTGAAGATGATGATACATTTATCATAAGCCTAAACAGTGAAATCGACGCCGAGAAATTACaagatatgttaaatattgatGTTGAACTAGTCAATAGTGAAGAAAAAATCGAAATGGGTTTGATAAAGGACGATTATGTAGttaaacaagaaaataatcTCTTGAATAACATAGTACCAGTCATTATTAAAGTAGAGCCAGAAAACGTAAACAATTCAACAGGGACAAATGagagtaatattaaaaaatataaaaatgcgtttaataaaaacatagttttgattaaaataggagaacaaaataaaacttgtaaaGTGGAATTAGATGaagagaatttaaatattaaagaaagtaGAGACAAAtcctgtaataataaaaagtcagtGGAGTTCATTTGCAATActtgtaataaagtttttaccaAAAAGGATAATTATAAATCTCACATAG caATTCATAATCCGTCCCTTCGTCGTCATCGTTGTGACGTATGCGGCGTTCGCTTTAGTTACCGTTCGACACTTAATAAACATCATGCGGCCGCCCATGAGCCGCGGACCTTGCCGGATCACACGTGCCCGCACTGCCCTTCACATTATTCCGCTGCATGgatg TTAAAACAACATATCGAACGTTCTCACGAGGGTATAACACGTTTCGAGTGTGACGCAGAAGGTTGCGGAAAGCGGTTCTTCAAAAAGTGCGATCTCGTGGTGCATCAACG GTATCACACGGGCGAGCGGCCATTTTCGTGCGACATATGCAAGCAGCGTTTTCCACACATATCACATCTTAAAAGACATGAACGCACCGTCGACTGCACTAAAAG GATTCGTAAGAAATGA
- the LOC123690683 gene encoding THAP domain-containing protein 2-like, whose translation MTGCSVFGCKKRSDTSSVQKDNVTFHLFPKDPIRRQQWIKACENHRTWLPKRTSKVCSDHFDTSCFLLLANNKRKLKESATPTFKLPNADFEKPTDCQPAKKMRFESETSASSPPHSSTFRSELSTNHVSPTTSTNVSCYKLDQETPRKRKLRRILVQKNKQIKRLQSKTRYLKKKVASLKEILDEISCF comes from the exons ATGACTGGATGCAGTGTATTCGGCTGTAAAAAAAGGTCTGACACATCGAGTGTACAAAAAGACAACGTGACATTTCATCT atttccAAAAGACCCTATCCGTCGACAACAATGGATAAAAGCTTGTGAAAATCACAGAACATGGCTACCCAAACGTACAAGTAAAGTTTGCTCCGATCATTTTGATACGTCATGTTTCTTGTTGCTGGCtaacaacaaaagaaaattaaaggaATCAGCAACACCtacttttaaattaccaaAT GCTGACTTCGAAAAACCAACCGATTGCCAACCAGCGAAAAAAATGAGATTTGAGTCTGAAACCTCGGCTAGTTCACCACCCCACTCATCAACTTTTCGCTCTGAGTTATCAACAAATCATGTTTCACCTACTACAAGTACTAATGTTTCTTGTTATAAATTGGACCAAGAAACACCACGAAAACGGAAATTAAGAAGAATATTagttcaaaaaaacaaacaaattaaaagacTTCAGTCGAAAAcacgatatttaaaaaagaaagttgctagtttaaaagaaatacttgATGA AATATCTTGCTTCTGA
- the LOC110993233 gene encoding transport and Golgi organization protein 2, translating into MCIVFIYSGYHDPESNYSLILAANRDEFFDRKAQNMAPWKEDLTIFGGIDLEAECQSTWLAYSSSEKKLGLLLNYPEIKKESPKSRGKIVTDYIKSKYTTENYVPFMKDNEDDYNGFIFVTVELRNKEPLIQTYTNATHHLQSWKQKCVGFSNNLPDTPLSKVVAGREGMLKICEEYKAIEDKSKLIESLLDFLKSKERHLPDPILQNRRPMDYKCFSSIFVCIPSARYGTRTHTLMLVSKSGQVDLIEVTMQSPINLSCPSWKRSNFKL; encoded by the exons ATGtgcatagtttttatatattctggTTACCATGATCCAGAAAGCAACTACAGTTTAATTTTAGCTGCAAATAGGGATGAATTTTTCGATCGTAAAGCACAGAATATGGCTCCGTGGAAGGAAGACCTCACTATTTTTGGag GTATTGATTTAGAAGCGGAATGTCAAAGCACATGGTTAGCTTACTCGTCGTCTGAGAAGAAGCTTGGTTTACTTCTTAACTATcctgaaattaaaaaggaaAGTCCTAAAA GTAGAGGAAAGATTGTAACTgactatataaaaagtaaatatacaaCAGAAAATTATGTGCCCTTTATGAAAGATAATGAAGATGACTATAATGGATTTATCTTTGTGACAGTAGAGTTAAG AAATAAAGAACCCCTTATTCAAACATATACAAATGCAACACATCATTTGCAGTCATGGAAACAGAAATGTGTAGGATTTTCAAACAACTTGCCTGATACTCCTCTGTCAAAGGTGGTAGCTGGAAGGGAAGGAATGCTAAAAATTTGCGAAGAATATAAAGCTATTGAAGATAAATCAAAATTGATAGAAAgtcttttagattttttaaaatctaaagaaag ACATTTACCAGACCCAATTCTACAAAATCGAAGACCAATGGACTACAAATGTTTCTCATCAATATTTGTTTGCATACCATCAGCCCGTTATGGAACAag GACACATACTTTGATGCTAGTTTCAAAAAGTGGGCAAGTTGATCTGATAGAAGTTACTATGCAATCACCTATCAACTTGTCTTGTCCAAGTTGGAAAagatcaaattttaaattataa
- the LOC110993232 gene encoding serine--tRNA synthetase-like protein Slimp, with translation MLHKALIKFNNKNVFKILPVRSSALFINGSKATENFAFIVPHVDFQNLMKDKDMLQTMIIKRKSNFDIQKLENLWEVYNDLRTLKLQQENTKSKLSKELLELLKLKKEGNEVEKFKIQINLIKENIKNLKSPLWSAEEAAMVEALKVPNLLHKLTPDHEKNVIFQHKSPPSTKKDHNVVGKQKNLIKYLENTHTSVYLLGDAALFELGVKFYFSDYLKRSNYMQFSNPDFVKSLVVEGCGVDHTDPTSTFILHHHDDTAFNKDKRLHLTGAGSLYSFMAYHTKHVMYSKVLPLKYFSLGRQYTPSTSKEENHSLFNLSQSSAVQIFEVARDNNELDELLQETLCMAKTLFNELGYHYRLSYVAADKLHVWESLRVAIEMYSTSQKKYIEIGHLSLIGDFMSKRLLFTYTDNKEAKFPHILSGTILNIPKFLGCVLEQDNEFSIPDVFRVENWSNKII, from the coding sequence ATGTTGCATAaggctttaataaaatttaataataaaaatgtttttaagatTCTACCAGTCAGGTCTTCTGCATTGTTTATTAATGGGTCAAAAGCAACTGAAAACTTTGCATTTATAGTACCTCATGTTGATTTTCAAAACCTAATGAAAGATAAGGATATGTTACAAACTATGATTATCAAAAGAAAGTCTAACtttgatatacaaaaattagagAATCTATGGGAGGTCTATAATGATTTACGGACTCTAAAATTGCAACAAGAAAATACTAAATCTAAACTATCTAAAgaattattagaattattgaaattaaagaaagaAGGAAATGaagttgaaaaatttaaaattcaaattaacttaatcaaagaaaatataaagaacCTAAAAAGTCCCCTATGGTCGGCTGAAGAGGCAGCAATGGTTGAGGCTTTAAAAGTGCCTAACTTACTGCATAAATTGACACCGGAccatgaaaaaaatgttatatttcaaCACAAGTCACCACCCAGCACAAAAAAGGATCATAATGTTGTtgggaaacaaaaaaatcttattaaatatttagaaaataccCATACTTCAGTTTACCTGTTGGGAGATGCAGCATTATTTGAGTTAGGTGTAAAGTTTTACTTTAGTGACTACCTCAAAAGAAGTAATTATATGCAATTTTCTAACCCAGATTTTGTTAAAAGTTTGGTTGTGGAAGGTTGCGGTGTAGATCATACAGATCCTACATCTACATTTATTCTTCATCACCATGATGATACTGcttttaacaaagataaaagatTGCATTTAACTGGTGCAGGCTCTCTATATTCATTCATGGCATATCATACAAAACATGTTATGTATAGTAAAGTTTTaccacttaaatatttttctttaggtAGGCAATACACTCCATCAACAAGTAAAGAAGAAAACCATAGTTTGTTTAATCTCAGTCAATCTTCAGCTGTTCAAATATTTGAAGTTGCAAGAGATAATAATGAATTAGATGAACTGCTTCAGGAGACTTTATGTATGGCTAAGACATTATTTAATGAGCTAGGCTATCATTACAGATTAAGCTATGTGGCAGCTGACAAATTACATGTGTGGGAATCTTTAAGAGTTGCTATTGAAATGTACTCAACTTCTCAGAAGAAGTACATTGAAATTGGTCACCTTTCTCTTATTGGAGATTTTATGAGCAAAAGACTATTGTTTACCTACACAGATAATAAAGAAGCTAAGTTCCCACATATTTTATCAGGTACAATTTTGAATATCCCAAAATTTCTTGGTTGCGTTTTAGAACAGGATAATGAATTTTCTATTCCAGATGTATTTAGAGTGGAAAATtggtcaaataaaataatatag
- the LOC123690672 gene encoding zinc finger protein 593 homolog yields MTYKRKKYHHGDTHLKKRWRVRNRKKDLDEIDADLKEDKSEKLLNQDVDLDLPGAAQHYCLHCARYFIDDKALQEHFKTKVHKRRLKALELEPYSIEESERAAGHGNFKLPNKRKIVTQNSDVIDKDGDIVLSEDLPTPIKKKKVDNVA; encoded by the exons atgacctATAAGcgtaaaaaatatcatcatGGTGATacgcatttaaaaaaacgttgGCGAGTGCGGAATAGAAAGAAAGATTTAGATGAAATTGATGCAGATCTCAAGGAAG ataAATCGGAAAAGTTATTGAATCAAGATGTCGATTTAGATTTACCTGGCGCGGCTCAACATTATTGTTTACATTGCGCACGATATTTTATTGACGACAAAGCTCTTCaggaacattttaaaactaaagttCACAAAAGAAGACTTAAAGCATTAGAACTAGAACCATATTCGATCGAAGAATCAGAGCGGGCCGCTGGACATGGAAATTTCAAACTTCccaacaaaagaaaaatagtaACTCAAAATTCTGATGTTATAGACAAGGATGGTGACATTGTTTTAAGTGAAGATTTACCTACACCtatcaaaaagaaaaaagttgaTAATGTTGCATAa